A window from Rhizobium sp. BG4 encodes these proteins:
- a CDS encoding isocitrate/isopropylmalate family dehydrogenase — MESHLVIGILNGDDIGHEIVPAAVDVVKAAAEKTGLRIDWRPMPIGRTALDTHGSTFPEGTMETLARMDGFILGPIGHQAYPKVPGAINPHPIMRKGFNLFANVRPTKSFPGLGAIYDDIDLVIVRENNEGFQPDRNVVAGSGEFRPTEEMTISVRVITRLGSSRVARAAFEIARQRKKRLTVVHKNTVFKLGCGMFVEECHRVAKEFPDVTVDEVIVDTMAMRLIRDPQSFDVIVTTNMFGDILTDEAAGLVGGLGMAPSLCIGEGNLAMAQATHGSAPDIAGKGIANPFAMIESARMMIEWLGHNRGIPQAVEAGAIMERAIARALANPETRTRDIRGTAGTEGMTRGIIAALG, encoded by the coding sequence AAAGTCATCTGGTCATCGGTATTCTCAATGGAGACGATATCGGCCACGAGATCGTGCCGGCGGCGGTGGATGTCGTGAAGGCGGCGGCAGAAAAGACCGGGCTGAGGATCGACTGGCGGCCGATGCCAATCGGGCGGACGGCGCTCGATACGCATGGCTCGACCTTCCCCGAGGGGACGATGGAGACGCTCGCCAGGATGGATGGCTTCATTCTGGGGCCGATCGGCCATCAGGCCTATCCGAAGGTGCCGGGCGCCATCAACCCGCATCCGATCATGCGCAAGGGCTTCAATCTCTTCGCCAATGTTCGCCCCACGAAATCCTTTCCCGGTCTCGGCGCCATCTATGACGATATCGATCTGGTGATCGTCCGCGAGAATAACGAGGGCTTCCAGCCGGACCGGAATGTCGTGGCCGGTTCGGGCGAATTCCGGCCAACGGAGGAGATGACGATTTCGGTGCGCGTCATCACCCGACTCGGCTCGTCGCGCGTGGCGCGAGCCGCCTTCGAAATCGCCCGTCAGCGCAAGAAGCGGTTGACGGTCGTGCACAAGAACACCGTCTTCAAGCTTGGCTGCGGCATGTTCGTCGAGGAATGCCATAGGGTTGCCAAGGAATTTCCTGATGTGACGGTCGATGAGGTCATCGTCGATACGATGGCGATGCGCCTGATCCGCGATCCCCAGAGCTTCGACGTCATCGTCACCACCAACATGTTCGGCGATATCCTGACCGACGAGGCGGCGGGTCTCGTCGGCGGTCTCGGCATGGCGCCCAGCCTCTGCATCGGCGAGGGCAATCTCGCGATGGCGCAGGCGACGCATGGCTCGGCGCCCGACATCGCCGGCAAGGGCATCGCCAATCCCTTCGCGATGATCGAGTCCGCGAGGATGATGATCGAGTGGCTGGGGCATAATCGCGGCATCCCGCAGGCGGTCGAGGCAGGGGCGATCATGGAAAGGGCGATTGCCAGAGCGCTCGCCAATCCCGAGACCCGCACGCGCGACATCCGCGGTACTGCCGGCACGGAGGGGATGACGCGCGGCATCATCGCGGCACTCGGCTAG
- a CDS encoding chromate transporter, giving the protein MRDNPLIGLALVFIPFSLTSIGGGAAIIAGLQNETVTVHGWLTQAEFLHLFGVSRAAPGPGTMLATVIGWKVSGWLGALIASLALFLPSSLLCYAVFRLTNTHRDKEWHRAMREGLAPIGTGLIIAGVISLFRVAEGGALALVIAALSCGLLYWKPKMPVVAVLALGGTAAALAHYWPQLTGF; this is encoded by the coding sequence ATGCGCGACAATCCCCTCATCGGCCTCGCCCTCGTCTTCATCCCGTTCTCGCTGACCTCGATCGGCGGTGGCGCGGCGATCATCGCCGGGCTGCAGAACGAGACGGTCACTGTGCATGGCTGGCTGACGCAGGCGGAATTTCTGCATCTTTTCGGCGTGTCGCGGGCAGCGCCCGGCCCGGGCACGATGCTCGCCACCGTGATCGGCTGGAAGGTCTCCGGCTGGCTCGGCGCGCTGATCGCTTCGCTGGCGCTGTTCCTGCCCTCGTCGCTGCTCTGCTACGCCGTCTTCCGGCTGACCAATACCCATCGTGACAAGGAGTGGCACCGCGCTATGCGCGAGGGGCTGGCGCCGATCGGCACCGGCCTGATCATCGCCGGTGTCATCTCGCTGTTTAGGGTGGCCGAAGGCGGCGCGCTGGCGCTTGTCATCGCCGCACTCTCCTGCGGCCTGCTCTACTGGAAACCGAAAATGCCGGTGGTCGCCGTTCTCGCGCTTGGCGGAACGGCTGCGGCCCTTGCCCATTACTGGCCGCAGCTGACCGGTTTCTGA
- a CDS encoding chromate transporter, translated as MSVPESLRPADRPSLAALFLLCFKVGILSFGGGLSGWLYQEFVLRKELVSDEDFSTSLAISQMLPGANVVNLVICLGEQLRGPLGSIACFTGFLVGPFFAVIGLYKLFDLLAGYELLPVVFNGIAFAAIGLLLLTCIQGSRRAIRFPPAAIVIALTAFLVGVLEWPLIPVVFAIAPFSIALAWKRQ; from the coding sequence ATGTCTGTACCGGAATCCCTGCGGCCGGCGGACCGGCCGAGCCTCGCCGCCCTTTTCCTTCTCTGCTTCAAGGTCGGGATATTGAGCTTCGGCGGCGGTCTTTCCGGATGGCTCTACCAGGAATTCGTCCTGCGCAAGGAGCTCGTCAGCGACGAGGATTTCTCGACCAGCCTGGCGATCTCGCAGATGCTGCCCGGCGCCAATGTCGTCAATCTCGTCATCTGCCTCGGCGAACAGCTCCGCGGCCCGCTCGGCTCCATCGCCTGTTTCACCGGCTTTCTCGTCGGCCCGTTCTTCGCGGTGATCGGCCTCTACAAGCTCTTCGATCTGCTGGCGGGTTACGAACTGCTACCCGTCGTCTTCAACGGCATCGCCTTCGCCGCGATCGGCCTTCTGCTGTTGACCTGCATCCAGGGAAGCCGCCGGGCGATCCGTTTTCCGCCGGCCGCCATCGTCATCGCGCTGACGGCCTTTCTGGTCGGCGTGCTCGAATGGCCGCTGATCCCCGTCGTTTTCGCCATTGCGCCATTCAGCATCGCGCTGGCCTGGAAGAGGCAGTAG
- a CDS encoding 3-oxoacyl-ACP reductase family protein — MTDLGLKGRAALVTGASRNIGRAIALALAEAGASIAIIARSDKDAAEAVAREVEAFGVKAKVLIGDVASEADAARLVSEAASALGRLDILVNNAAIRREAPVEELSYKDWRDVISVTLDGAFLMSRAAIPHLRAGGSGAIINIGGLTAYTGAVNRVHVVSAKAGLDGMTKALAQELSPDGITVNLVSPGMIETNREHTKAGDPTHHKTTRTLVGRRGTPEEVAAAVAYLASMQARFTTGQTLHINGGAFLP, encoded by the coding sequence ATGACTGATCTCGGCCTCAAGGGCCGCGCCGCACTGGTCACGGGCGCATCCCGCAACATCGGCCGCGCCATCGCACTGGCGCTCGCCGAAGCCGGCGCATCTATCGCCATTATCGCCCGCTCCGACAAGGATGCCGCGGAAGCAGTCGCCCGCGAGGTCGAGGCTTTCGGCGTCAAGGCCAAGGTGCTGATCGGCGATGTCGCGAGCGAGGCGGATGCCGCAAGGCTGGTCTCCGAAGCCGCTTCGGCGCTCGGCCGTCTCGACATTCTGGTCAACAATGCCGCGATCCGCCGCGAAGCGCCGGTCGAGGAGCTCTCCTACAAGGATTGGCGGGACGTGATCAGCGTCACGCTCGACGGCGCCTTCCTGATGAGCCGCGCGGCAATCCCGCATCTGCGGGCGGGCGGCAGCGGCGCGATCATCAATATCGGCGGGCTGACGGCCTATACCGGTGCGGTCAACCGTGTGCATGTGGTCTCGGCGAAGGCCGGTCTCGATGGCATGACAAAGGCGTTGGCCCAGGAACTCAGCCCTGACGGCATCACCGTCAACCTTGTCTCGCCGGGGATGATCGAGACCAATCGCGAGCACACCAAGGCGGGCGATCCGACCCATCACAAGACGACGCGCACGCTGGTCGGACGGCGCGGCACGCCGGAAGAGGTGGCGGCAGCCGTTGCCTATCTCGCCAGCATGCAGGCGCGTTTCACCACCGGCCAGACGCTGCATATCAACGGCGGCGCCTTCCTGCCTTGA